The following proteins are co-located in the Candidatus Accumulibacter cognatus genome:
- a CDS encoding DNA polymerase III subunit delta encodes MHLKGDQLAAHLERDLQPVYLVHGDEPLLIIEAADAIRAAARRRGFDEREVLTAMAGFNWNDLYHAAGNMSLFGGRTLIDLRVPTGKPGREGSAALQEYCARPSPDSLLLVTMSEVDWRDEKSAWMGAMASAGAVVKLLSPALAELPAWLAVRLHRQQQSATADGLRFIAERVEGNLLAAHQEILKLGVLYPPGALSLQQIREAVLNVARYDLDGLREAMLAGDVARLTRTLDGLQQEGEAPLLVLWAMTEEVRLLAQIGAGLARCQPLDALLKDARLWGTRQVLIKRALQRVDGERAAAALVHAARIDRMIKGIAGGDVWDEFRQLSLRITAA; translated from the coding sequence ATGCATCTCAAGGGCGATCAACTCGCCGCTCATCTCGAACGCGATCTGCAGCCGGTCTATCTGGTCCATGGAGACGAACCTCTGCTGATCATCGAAGCGGCCGATGCCATCCGCGCCGCAGCCCGTCGACGAGGTTTCGATGAACGCGAAGTGCTGACCGCGATGGCCGGTTTCAACTGGAACGACCTCTACCATGCCGCAGGAAACATGTCTCTGTTCGGGGGTCGCACGCTGATCGACCTGCGTGTCCCGACCGGCAAGCCGGGGCGCGAGGGCAGCGCAGCCCTGCAGGAGTATTGCGCGCGCCCCTCTCCGGATTCGCTGCTGCTGGTGACCATGAGCGAAGTCGACTGGCGGGACGAGAAATCCGCATGGATGGGCGCTATGGCTAGCGCCGGGGCAGTAGTCAAGCTGCTCTCGCCGGCGCTGGCCGAATTGCCGGCGTGGCTGGCTGTCCGCCTTCACCGCCAGCAGCAAAGCGCTACCGCCGATGGCCTGCGGTTCATTGCCGAGCGGGTCGAAGGCAATCTACTGGCGGCGCATCAGGAAATCCTCAAGCTCGGTGTACTCTACCCGCCCGGCGCCCTGAGCCTGCAGCAGATTCGCGAGGCAGTGCTCAACGTCGCCCGTTACGACCTTGACGGTCTGCGTGAAGCGATGCTTGCCGGCGATGTAGCGCGCCTGACGCGTACCCTCGATGGCCTGCAGCAGGAAGGGGAAGCACCGCTCCTGGTACTCTGGGCGATGACCGAGGAAGTGCGCCTACTGGCGCAAATCGGCGCAGGACTCGCGCGATGCCAGCCGCTGGACGCACTGTTGAAGGATGCACGGCTATGGGGCACGCGCCAGGTACTGATCAAACGCGCGCTGCAGAGGGTCGACGGTGAGCGCGCCGCCGCCGCCCTGGTGCACGCCGCGCGCATCGACCGGATGATCAAGGGCATCGCTGGCGGCGATGTCTGGGACGAGTTCCGACAACTGAGCCTGCGCATCACCGCCGCCTGA
- a CDS encoding glutamate-5-semialdehyde dehydrogenase encodes MDIEQYMQTVGHRARAASRLIARADSQAKNMALYRIATAIRRECDTLLAANHDDLAAARAAGLEPALLDRLALSAKSVAAMAEGIEQVAALPDPVGEISDLKFRPSGIQVGRMRVPLGVIGIIYEARPNVTADAAALCLKSGNASILRGGSEAIRCNQAIAALVQEGLASAGLPANAVQVIETTDRAAVGHLIRMREFVDVIVPRGGKGLISRLLAEARVPMIQHLDGNCHVYLDDAADPEKALQIVENAKTQRYGTCNTAESLLLARSVVAGLLPPIAAMLTQKGVEIRGCPETVDRVREARAASEEDYASEFLAPIISVKVVAGLDEAIEHINRYGSHHTDAIITENYTSAMRFLREVDSASVMVNASTRFADGFEYGLGAEIGISTDKIHARGPVGLEGLTSQKWIVLGNGEVRA; translated from the coding sequence ATGGATATCGAGCAGTACATGCAGACCGTTGGCCACCGTGCCCGCGCCGCATCGCGGCTGATCGCACGTGCCGACAGCCAGGCCAAGAACATGGCGCTCTACCGCATCGCCACGGCGATCCGGCGCGAGTGTGACACGCTGCTTGCCGCCAATCACGATGACCTGGCTGCAGCGCGCGCCGCCGGCCTCGAACCGGCCCTGCTTGATCGCCTGGCGCTGTCGGCGAAAAGCGTTGCGGCGATGGCTGAGGGCATCGAACAGGTTGCCGCCTTGCCCGACCCGGTCGGCGAAATCAGTGATTTGAAGTTCCGGCCAAGTGGCATCCAGGTCGGCCGCATGCGCGTGCCGCTGGGGGTGATCGGGATCATCTACGAGGCCCGCCCGAACGTCACTGCCGATGCCGCGGCCTTGTGCCTGAAATCCGGCAACGCCTCGATCCTGCGTGGCGGTTCGGAGGCGATCCGCTGCAACCAGGCGATCGCCGCGCTGGTACAGGAAGGGCTCGCCAGCGCCGGTCTGCCGGCAAATGCCGTACAGGTGATCGAGACCACCGACCGCGCCGCAGTTGGTCACCTGATCAGGATGCGCGAATTCGTCGACGTGATCGTTCCGCGCGGCGGCAAGGGATTGATCTCGCGCCTGCTGGCCGAGGCCCGCGTGCCGATGATCCAGCATCTCGACGGCAACTGCCATGTGTATCTTGACGACGCCGCCGACCCCGAAAAGGCGCTGCAGATTGTCGAGAATGCCAAGACGCAGCGCTATGGCACCTGCAATACCGCCGAGTCGCTGCTGCTGGCGCGTTCGGTCGTCGCCGGCCTGCTGCCACCGATCGCTGCGATGCTGACGCAGAAGGGCGTCGAGATTCGCGGTTGTCCGGAAACCGTCGACCGCGTCAGGGAAGCTCGGGCGGCCAGCGAAGAAGATTACGCCAGCGAGTTTCTGGCGCCGATCATTTCGGTCAAGGTAGTGGCCGGCCTCGACGAAGCGATCGAACACATCAATCGCTATGGTTCGCATCACACCGACGCCATCATCACCGAGAACTACACGTCGGCGATGCGCTTTCTGCGCGAAGTCGACTCGGCTTCGGTGATGGTGAACGCCTCGACGCGTTTTGCGGACGGCTTCGAGTACGGACTGGGTGCCGAAATCGGCATCTCGACCGACAAGATTCATGCGCGTGGTCCGGTCGGTCTGGAAGGGCTGACCAGTCAAAAATGGATCGTTCTCGGTAACGGCGAGGTGCGCGCCTGA
- a CDS encoding IS3 family transposase (programmed frameshift), with amino-acid sequence MTRRTRRNHTPAFKAQVSLAALKSDKTLAELAQQYDLHPNQITDWKRQLTERAVQVFGDTGSPTNSDPDLTKLHAKIGQLTLESGFFRTCAHQGGPAERKTMIDRNHKLPVSHQCPLLGLARSTAYYTPREVSAEDLALMRRIDELHLDHPFAGARMLRDLLRPEGFEAGRKHIGTLMARMGIEALYRKPHTSRRQRGDEIHPYLLRGLAIERPNQAWAADITYIPMRRGFLYLFAVIDGFSRRVLAWRLSNTLTTDFCLDAVREAIHRHGCPEIFNTDQGGQFTSGEFTGLLKAHDIRISMDGKGSWRDNVFVERLWKSVKYEEGYLKAYDNVADATANLATYLRFYNERRPHRSLEGKTPDVAYFVALASATPGAA; translated from the exons ATGACAAGAAGGACGAGACGGAACCACACACCGGCATTCAAGGCACAAGTGTCCCTGGCGGCGCTGAAGAGCGACAAGACGCTAGCGGAGCTGGCGCAGCAGTATGACCTTCACCCGAATCAGATCACGGACTGGAAGCGGCAACTGACGGAGCGTGCGGTGCAGGTTTTTGGGGACACCGGCAGCCCGACGAACAGCGATCCTGACCTGACGAAGCTGCACGCCAAGATCGGCCAGTTGACGCTGGAAAGCG GATTTTTTAGAACATGCGCTCACCAAGGCGGGCCTGCTGAGCGCAAGACGATGATTGACCGCAACCACAAGCTCCCCGTATCGCATCAGTGTCCCCTGCTGGGGCTGGCGCGTTCGACCGCCTACTACACGCCCCGCGAGGTCTCAGCGGAGGACTTGGCGCTGATGCGCCGGATAGACGAGTTACATCTTGATCACCCGTTCGCCGGCGCCCGCATGTTGCGCGATCTACTCCGCCCCGAGGGCTTCGAGGCCGGGCGCAAGCACATCGGCACCCTGATGGCGCGCATGGGGATCGAAGCCCTCTATCGGAAGCCCCACACGTCTCGTCGGCAGCGGGGGGATGAAATCCATCCCTACCTCCTGCGCGGCCTCGCGATCGAGCGGCCCAATCAAGCGTGGGCGGCGGACATCACCTACATCCCGATGCGCCGAGGCTTTCTCTACCTGTTCGCCGTGATCGACGGGTTCTCGCGGCGGGTCCTTGCCTGGCGGCTTTCCAACACCTTGACGACCGACTTCTGTCTGGACGCGGTGCGGGAAGCCATCCACCGCCACGGCTGCCCGGAGATCTTCAACACTGATCAGGGTGGCCAATTCACCAGCGGCGAATTCACCGGTTTGCTCAAGGCGCACGACATCCGGATCAGTATGGACGGCAAGGGGTCCTGGCGGGACAACGTCTTCGTCGAGCGCCTGTGGAAAAGCGTCAAGTACGAAGAGGGGTATCTCAAGGCCTATGACAACGTCGCCGATGCGACAGCCAACCTGGCCACGTATCTGCGTTTCTACAACGAGCGACGACCGCATCGTTCCCTGGAGGGCAAGACGCCGGACGTTGCCTACTTCGTGGCGCTCGCGTCGGCAACCCCAGGAGCGGCGTAA
- a CDS encoding IS66 family transposase, protein MRAEVEELQAKVRELEGKRSQDSHNSSKPPSSDGLAKPPAKPHSLRKSGQHPNGGQPGPTGQTLKQVDKPDRVVVHGPPAHCPACHCPLGEAAVVETRQVFDLPPLRFEVTEHQVLAATCACGQVCRGEFPEGVSSPVQYGPAAWAAVVHLTHHPMMPVQRTAQLMGDFFELPMAEATVLAAAKEAVVRLSPTVGAIGEALQVAEVAHADETGLRVAGSLHWMHVMATTLLTWVACHAKRGRQAFDDLGILAGFLGTLIHEGWKPYRDLLCKHGLCNAHHLRELTYLFEDLGQAWAGRMIDLLLSACHEVGEAGAPLSESRRLFFLSRYAEILTEGEALHPWAPPTGKRGRSRQSKATNLLWRLRAYTDDVWRFATDRGVPFTNNLAEQAVRMSKVKQKVSGGFRTRKGADTFCIIHSYLATLHKQGANLFHALPLTFQGQPPQPRLA, encoded by the coding sequence TTGAGAGCTGAAGTAGAAGAACTCCAGGCGAAGGTGCGGGAACTGGAGGGGAAGCGGAGTCAAGACAGCCACAATTCGAGCAAGCCCCCGTCTTCGGATGGCTTGGCCAAGCCGCCAGCCAAACCCCATTCGCTACGCAAGTCGGGCCAGCACCCGAATGGCGGCCAGCCGGGGCCTACGGGACAAACGCTTAAGCAGGTCGACAAGCCGGATCGAGTCGTGGTGCATGGTCCGCCCGCCCACTGCCCGGCGTGCCATTGTCCGTTGGGGGAAGCGGCGGTGGTCGAGACCCGGCAAGTGTTCGATCTGCCGCCGTTGCGCTTCGAGGTCACGGAGCATCAGGTCTTGGCGGCGACCTGCGCCTGCGGCCAAGTGTGCCGTGGTGAATTTCCCGAAGGCGTTTCTTCGCCGGTGCAGTACGGGCCGGCGGCTTGGGCGGCTGTAGTTCATCTGACGCATCACCCCATGATGCCGGTGCAACGCACGGCGCAGTTGATGGGCGATTTCTTCGAACTGCCGATGGCCGAAGCGACAGTCCTCGCCGCTGCGAAGGAGGCTGTTGTCCGGCTGTCGCCGACGGTGGGCGCCATCGGCGAGGCCCTTCAAGTCGCCGAGGTGGCGCACGCCGATGAGACCGGTCTGCGCGTTGCCGGCTCGCTGCACTGGATGCACGTGATGGCCACCACGCTGCTGACCTGGGTCGCGTGTCATGCGAAACGCGGCAGGCAGGCGTTTGATGACTTGGGAATTCTGGCCGGCTTCCTCGGCACGCTCATTCACGAGGGCTGGAAGCCTTATCGTGACCTCCTCTGCAAGCACGGCCTGTGCAATGCCCATCACTTGCGCGAACTGACCTATCTCTTCGAGGATCTGGGGCAAGCCTGGGCCGGCCGGATGATCGATCTCCTCCTGAGCGCCTGTCATGAGGTCGGCGAGGCCGGCGCGCCGCTCTCTGAATCCCGCCGGTTGTTCTTCCTGTCCCGCTACGCCGAAATCCTGACCGAAGGAGAAGCCCTCCATCCCTGGGCACCCCCTACGGGAAAACGCGGGCGTTCCCGGCAAAGCAAGGCGACGAACCTTCTCTGGCGCTTGCGCGCCTACACTGACGATGTCTGGCGCTTTGCCACCGATCGCGGCGTTCCGTTCACCAACAACCTCGCCGAGCAAGCCGTACGCATGTCCAAGGTCAAACAGAAAGTCTCCGGCGGCTTCCGAACCAGGAAGGGCGCTGATACCTTCTGCATCATTCACTCGTATCTCGCCACCCTGCACAAGCAGGGCGCCAATCTCTTCCACGCCCTGCCCCTGACTTTCCAGGGACAGCCCCCTCAGCCTCGCCTCGCTTGA